A window of Rhododendron vialii isolate Sample 1 chromosome 11a, ASM3025357v1 contains these coding sequences:
- the LOC131307876 gene encoding nucleobase-ascorbate transporter 7-like translates to MLGTTVIIPSIIVPLMGGGLKEKAEVIRTSLFVAGLNTLLQTWFGTRLPVVIGPSYSYIAPALFTVLSDRYSESVTVDPLERFEKSMRGIQGAMMIASIIPILLGFFGIWRIFVRLITPVSAVPLVTLVGLGLYTQGFPQLAECIEIGLPELIILIILSQYIPRWIETKIGERFFERYAVLLSIAIVWLFAALLTASGAYRNKSSSTQVSCRVDQSGLISGAAWISVPYPWQWGTPSVDAGDVFVMIAAALVALIESTGANIAAARFGSATLPPPSIFSRGAGWLGIGWFLDGSFGTASGSTVSVENVGLLALTRSGSRRVVQISAGFMLFFAVFGKFGAILASIPLPIFAALQCISYAYETSAGLGLLQLCNINKLRTKFIVGFSIFMGLSVPQYFCGYTGTSGPGPVHTHANWFFKFVEIIFTSPATVAAMIAVFLDCTIPPGRTDNGGIEIETDWWDAITSAFEEDPEFYSLPLGLNECFPSV, encoded by the exons ATGCTGGGGACTACTGTCATCATTCCTTCCATCATTGTTCCTTTGATGGGTGGTGGCCTG AAGGAGAAGGCTGAAGTGATACGAACCTCGCTATTTGTCGCGGGATTGAACACTCTATTGCAGACTTGGTTCGGAACTCGGCTTCCAGTGGTGATAGGTCCCTCATACTCATATATTGCTCCTGCACTTTTCACAGTGTTATCTGATAGATATAGTGAAAGTGTCACCGTCGATCCTCTGGAG AGGTTTGAAAAGTCGATGAGAGGGATTCAAGGAGCTATGATGATTGCATCCATTATCCCAATATTACTTGGTTTCTTTGGTATTTGGAGAATCTTTGTGAG GTTAATCACGCCCGTTTCTGCTGTTCCTTTGGTAACACTTGTCGGACTGGGGCTCTACACTCAAGGTTTTCCTCAG CTGGCAGAATGTATTGAGATTGGGCTTCCAGAGTTGATTATCTTAATTATTCTATCTCAG TATATTCCTCGTTGGATAGAAACCAAAATAGGAGAGCGCTTTTTTGAACGATATGCTGTCCTGTTATCAATAGCCATTGTATGGCTATTTGCAGCACTTCTTACTGCATCAGGTGCATACAGAAACAAATCTTCAAGTACCCAAGTCAGTTGCCGTGTTGACCAATCTGGGCTCATTAGTGGTGCTGCTTG GATAAGTGTTCCATATCCATGGCAATGGGGGACTCCAAGTGTTGATGCCGGGGATGTATTTGTGATGATAGCTGCAGCTCTTGTTGCTCTTATTGAG TCGACTGGTGCAAATATAGCAGCAGCAAGATTTGGGAGTGCCACACTTCCACCACCTTCTATTTTCAGCCGTGGTGCAGGGTGGCTG GGAATAGGCTGGTTTCTGGATGGTTCGTTTGGTACTGCAAGTGGTTCCACTGTATCAGT TGAAAATGTTGGTCTTTTGGCACTAACGCGATCTGGAAGCCGAAGAGTGGTTCAAATATCAGCAGGATTCATGCTTTTCTTTGCCGTGTTTG GAAAATTTGGGGCTATTCTAGCATCTATTCCATTGCCGATATTTGCAGCTCTGCAATGCATCTCCTATGCCTATGAGA CTTCTGCTGGTCTTGGTTTACTTCAATTATGCAACATCAACAAGCTCAGAACAAAGTTCATAGTAGGTTTTTCAATCTTCATGGGCCTCTCAGTCCCACAATACTTCTGTGGCTATACGGGAACTTCCGGTCCCGGTCCTGTTCACACTCATGCAAATTGG TTTTTCAAATTTGTGGAAATCATTTTCACATCCCCGGCCACAGTAGCAGCTATGATCGCGGTGTTTTTGGATTGCACTATTCCACCGGGTCGTACTGATAATGGAGGGATTGAAATTGAGACTGATTGGTGGGACGCGATCACGAGTGCTTTCGAAGAGGACCCAGAATTCTATTCCCTACCTTTAGGCCTCAATGAGTGCTTTCCATCTGTTTAA